In Glycine max cultivar Williams 82 chromosome 4, Glycine_max_v4.0, whole genome shotgun sequence, the genomic stretch taagatttttctttttatttgtatatgtgtaataaaaaaatcatccccataagataatttttttgttaaattgaatgttaaattataacaaaatagtttaacttacaatttgataatttttaatatgattaaataaaattttagtctTGTAAATTTGTgctaatttttagtttctacaagtttttttttcatttagtcTATGTAAGTTTACATCTTTTCTATTTAAgttcttttaagatttttttttcatttaatttatagtaCTCATAAGTTTggtttagaaactaaaattaaaaaaaaaaaaaaactcaaacttttaggaaaaaaatgggaaaaaaatattacaaataccAAAATTGAAAAGGCTCAAAATTACAAgactaaaaatgacaaaaaaatacaataccAAAACTGAAGAGGTGCAACTTACGTAATCTGAATtcatatttaagtcattttaataaatatattgatttgcctttcaaaattaataaataaattgactTGGTCTTGCCCAATTCAATAAAGCATGTGGAATTCCATGCACAGTGCAAACTACATTAAGAGAACTATTATGAAAATGGTTTGGTCATCGAAAAGGAAAAAACTTGAGAGAACCAAAAAGTACAACCATGCAGGGTCACTCGTGTGTATAAAGCAAAAACCATTATCCAAAAGCTAGGCGTTTGGACGAAGTCTCCCTCAGCTCATATAAAAGAATGAAAcgaagattaataaaaaaaatcttttaaattaaaaattggctTTCAAAGTGAGTCCACTTTAAATTTATGCTAAActtacaaagaagaaaaaacaaaaggagggGAATTGAAACTTTCAGCAAACATGAAAGGACATGCAAAAGATTAGATGAGAAAGGATCAGTGTTGTTAAATGGCGGCCATGGCGGAGTTGCGTAgcggatttttgaaaaaacgcCACCGAATAGTGGTGGCGTGGCGGGTTGAAGATGGCGGCGCCATGGCGGTCATGGCGGATATGGTGGCGAGGCGGAAAATggcagaatttttttttttttttgtccacgGTAGGAGTTGGGCTGACCCGACCCAACCCTACCCGGTAACTTAATGAAAAGCACGACCCCTCCAAGCTTTCAGAGCGCAGCTGCGAGCCCTCCAATCTCCAACACAAAGCGCGACCCTGGAACCTAGCTGTGACCCGCAGCACACAACAACCAGCAATGACGACCCACGGCGTGAACGGCGGCAACGAGCACGACAGCGACGACCCACGGCGCGAACGTCGACGACGACCCACACGCAGAACATCGCGATCCAACTCTAGTGGGCATCTTGaagctttattatttttttttggttttgttttttctgtttgacacccattttttccctttttctattTGACACCCTCTTTTTACTTTCGATAgtcccatttttatttttttttctatttgacaccACAATTTTTTTGTTCAGTCCTCTTTTATAGTTGAACCATCATCTGATGCTGCTATTGCAAGTGCAACGAGGAAAAATAAGGCAGATCCAGGCTGGAAATATTGTCATCCACTGGTGGAAGGAGATACAAACACCATTGTTTGTAATTTCTGTGGAAAAATCACAAAGGGAGGAATAACCAAAGCCAAACAACACCTGATTGGGAAGTCGGGTAACGTTGCAGCTTGCAAGAAAACTCCACCAAATGTAGTCGAAGAGTTGAAGGAATATATGGCTACCAAAAAAAGTGGGAGCACTTACAGTACTTTTGGCAGTGGTAATATGGCAAATATAAGAGATTTTGAATTTGGTGAACCAATTGGATGTGATGGAAGTGAAGAAGATGAGTTTGCAGACTTTTGTAATGTTGCTGCAAGTGCAAAGACAAAGTGTGGAACTAAAAAAGGACCAATGGACAAATTTTGTAAGAATCCAGAAAATGCAATCAATCGGAGAAAAATGGAGATGTTGAGGCAAATGAACATAAGAGAGTCAATGGATAAGAATGAAGTATTGAAGGTGCATCAACATATTGCTCGCTTTTGGTACCAAGCAGGTTTGTCATTCAACCTCATTAAATTGAAAAGCTTTGAGAATATGGTTGCAGCCATTGGTCAATATGGGTCACATTTGCCCATTCCTAGCTATCATGACATTAGAGTTCCACTCCTGAAGAAGGAAGTTGAATATACTGAAAATTTGATGAAAGGTCATAGGGAGCAATGGGTCAAGTATGGTTGTACTATTATGTCTGATGCATGGACTGATCGGAAACAAAGatgcatcattaattttttgattaacTCTCAAGCTGGTTCCATGTTTTTGAAGTCTGTTGATGGATCTGATTTTGTAAAGACAGGTGAAAAGCTTTTTGAGTTGCTTGATGCCATTGTGGTGGAAGTTGGAGAAGAGAATGTTGTTCAAGTTGTAACCGATAATGGGAGCAACTATGTTTTAGCAGGTAAGTTGTTAGAGGAGAAAAGGAAACATATTTATTGGACTCCTTGTGCAGCTCATTGTATTGATTTGATGCTTGAAGATATTGGGAAGCTTCCCTTGATAAGGAAGACAATTAGAAGGGCAATTAATCTAGTTGGGTTTATCTATGCCCATTCTAGTACCTTAAGTTTATTGAGAAATTTTACAAACAAGAGGGAATTGGTGAGACATGCTATTACTAGATTTGCCACTTCTTATCTAACCTTGGAAAGGCTtcacaaagagaaagcaaatATTAGAAAGATGTTTACTTCTGATgaatggaccttgaacaagctatCTAAGGAGCCTAAGGGAAAAGAAGCTACAAAGGTAGTTCTCATGCCTTCTTTTTGGAATAGTGTGGTTTACACTCTTAAAGTCATGGCTCCACTTGTGAAAGTGCTTCGTCTTGTGGATGGTAAAAAGAAACCAGCCATGGGCTATATTTATGAAGCAATGGACAAggcaaaagaaacaattatcaAGTCTTTCAACAACAATGAAAGCAAGTATAAAGATGTGTTTGCAATCATTGATAAAAGATGGAATTGTCAGCTTCATAGGCCATTGCATGCAGCTGCCCACTTCTTAAATCCAGAGTTCTTTTATGACAACACTGACTTGGAGGCAAATGTTTGGGTCACAAACTCCAAATTTGCAAAAGCtagctattaaaattttgagtttgaCTTGCAGTGCTTCAGGATGTGAAAGAAATTGGAGTGTGTTTGAGCAAGTAATTGTGACAAAACTCTAactatagtttttaattttatttaattttgatgatcaagttttatttggagtatatttgagattgaaatcaacatttattttttatgttgtagattcattccaaaaaaagaaataggctTGAGCACAAGAGGTTGCATGATTTGGTGTTTGTCAAATACAACCAACAATTGAAGCAAAGATATAATGCAagagatgaaattgatccaatttttcttaatgatattgatgtgtGCAATGAATGGCTCGTGCGAGAGATGGAtcaagatgatgataatgatgctggaaatgatttggtatttgaagatgatgatgctcTAAATTGGGCAACTGTGTATCAGGCTTCGGGGGTTGGAGAGTGTAGGATGTATACTAGGCggaaaaagcaaaaaacaacAAGTGTTGTTGCTGCCCAAACTTCTAAAAAACAGGCAATGGTTGTTGGATCTTCATCAAGGAAGCAAAAAGCAgtccaagaaaatgatgaagatcTAGATTTTGAGGAGAATATTGATCTTgaatctgaagaagaagaaatcatggTCAATTTTGAGGCGTCTGATGGggaagagggagagggagatgcTCCATTACCATATGATAACAACGAAGATGATTATGTTGGGATTGGAGAAAATGATTAGAGCCTCAACCTTCCCTTTTCACTTTGcattatgtttttatcattttcttattttgaactcttcaatgagtttatatatatgtttttttttttgtccgtcATGACATCCGCCATTTTCCGCTACGTCATCCGCCAtatttttatggcggatttttgACTTTCCGCCATGAACCGCCATCTGCCATTAACAACTTTCACATCATGCTTAGACTATTAAGATGCTGGCTTTACATTTGTTTGAAGGTGTTTGCCCCAGTAGAAATAAGCT encodes the following:
- the LOC102670146 gene encoding uncharacterized protein, whose product is MLKTKRIGSFKFPYPMLISRILDHFQVDNQDEVFHFVELEFEVKAKALKQMGYIEVEEGARGWIKKPKKEEGSSSFIVEPSSDAAIASATRKNKADPGWKYCHPLVEGDTNTIVCNFCGKITKGGITKAKQHLIGKSGNVAACKKTPPNVVEELKEYMATKKSGSTYSTFGSGNMANIRDFEFGEPIGCDGSEEDEFADFCNVAASAKTKCGTKKGPMDKFCKNPENAINRRKMEMLRQMNIRESMDKNEVLKVHQHIARFWYQAGLSFNLIKLKSFENMVAAIGQYGSHLPIPSYHDIRVPLLKKEVEYTENLMKGHREQWVKYGCTIMSDAWTDRKQRCIINFLINSQAGSMFLKSVDGSDFVKTGEKLFELLDAIVVEVGEENVVQVVTDNGSNYVLAGKLLEEKRKHIYWTPCAAHCIDLMLEDIGKLPLIRKTIRRAINLVGFIYAHSSTLSLLRNFTNKRELVRHAITRFATSYLTLERLHKEKANIRKMFTSDEWTLNKLSKEPKGKEATKVVLMPSFWNSVVYTLKVMAPLVKVLRLVDGKKKPAMGYIYEAMDKMELSAS